The Nevskiales bacterium nucleotide sequence AGAGGCGGCCTGGAACGCCGGCAAGGAGTACGAGGGCGGCAACATGGGCCACCGCCCGGTCGTGAAGGGCGGTTATTTCCCGGTACCGCCGGTGGACAGCCTGCAGGACGTGCGCTCGGCCATGTGCCTGGCGCTCGAGCAGATGGGCATGAAGACCGAGGTGCACCACCACGAGGTCGCCACCGCCGGCCAGTGCGAGATCGGCGTGCTGTTCAACACGTTGACGCGCAAGGCCGACGAGGTGCTGCGCCTGAAATACGTGGTGCAGAACGTCGCCCACGGCTACGGCAAGACCGCGACCTTCATGCCCAAGCCCATCGTCGGCGACAACGGCAACGGCATGCACGTGCACCAGTCGCTGTCCAAGGACGGCAAGAATCTGTTCAGCGGCAACGGCTACGGCGGCCTGTCGGACACCGCGCTGTACTACATCGGCGGCATCCTCAAGCACGCGCGTACGCTGAACGCCTTCACCAATCCGGGTACCAACAGCTACAAGCGCCTGGTACCGGGTTTCGAAGCGCCCGTGATGCTGGCCTACTCGGCCCGCAACCGCTCGGCCTCGATCCGCATCCCCTACGTCAGCAACCCGAAGGCGCGCCGCATCGAGGTCCGCTTCCCGGACTCGCTGGCCAACCCCTACCTCGCGTTCGCGGCCATGATGATGGCCGGCCTGGACGGCATCCAGAACAAGATCCACCCGGGCGAGCCGATGGACAAGGACCTGTACCACCTGCCGCCGGAAGAGGACAAGAAGGTGCCGCGTGTGTGCCACAGCCTCGACATGGCGCTGGAGCATCTGGACAAGAACCGCGAGTTCCTGACCCGCGGCGGCGTGTTCAGCGACGACCTGATCGACGCCTACATCGATCTCAAGATGCAGGAGGTCACGCGCTTCCGCATGACCACGCATCCGGTCGAGTTCGAGATGTATTATTCGATGTAACGCTTCGCGTTCATCGAATAACAAAGCGTTTTTCCACAACCCCCGTGGCGACACGGGGGTTTTTCTTTGGCCGCGCGCGGAACCGGCCCGGCATTGCCGGCGTCTCAGTTACAGGCTAGGGTTCCGGGTATGGACATGCGCAGACTGGCTGGGCTGGTGTTCGCGCTGCTGCCGCTGGCGGCGGGCGCGGAGGTCTACAAGTACGTGGACGAGAACGGCGTGGTGCGCTATACGGACAAGCCCCCGCATCAGGATGCCAAGCCGGTGGAATTGCCGGCCGTCCAGACCTATACCAGCGACGATGGCTATGTGCGTGACGATACCGGCCTGGCGGAGGAGCCGGCTGCGGTGCCGGACGAGGCCGCCTATCGCAGCGTGCAGCTGATCTCGCCAGCCCCCGACGAGGTGTTCCAGAACGCCGATCCCAAGGTGACCGCCAGTGCGCAGGTGGA carries:
- the glnA gene encoding glutamate--ammonia ligase, which translates into the protein MSKSGNDVLKMIKEQNVKFIDFRFCDTRGKEQHVTVPAHTVDADLFEHGKMFDGSSIAGWKGINESDMILMPEPDTATLDPFFEETTLALTCDVIEPSTMQGYSRDPRSLAKRAEAYLKSTGIGDTAFFGPENEFFIFDGVRWGADMSGSFVHIDSEEAAWNAGKEYEGGNMGHRPVVKGGYFPVPPVDSLQDVRSAMCLALEQMGMKTEVHHHEVATAGQCEIGVLFNTLTRKADEVLRLKYVVQNVAHGYGKTATFMPKPIVGDNGNGMHVHQSLSKDGKNLFSGNGYGGLSDTALYYIGGILKHARTLNAFTNPGTNSYKRLVPGFEAPVMLAYSARNRSASIRIPYVSNPKARRIEVRFPDSLANPYLAFAAMMMAGLDGIQNKIHPGEPMDKDLYHLPPEEDKKVPRVCHSLDMALEHLDKNREFLTRGGVFSDDLIDAYIDLKMQEVTRFRMTTHPVEFEMYYSM
- a CDS encoding DUF4124 domain-containing protein gives rise to the protein MRRLAGLVFALLPLAAGAEVYKYVDENGVVRYTDKPPHQDAKPVELPAVQTYTSDDGYVRDDTGLAEEPAAVPDEAAYRSVQLISPAPDEVFQNADPKVTASAQVEPGLQPGHRLVFLVDGQSYPAAPGQSSLVLSGLARGSHTLQAVVMDDSDRVQAESQSLSFHLSPPSALQPSPINALPKLP